In the Aneurinibacillus soli genome, one interval contains:
- the lon gene encoding endopeptidase La, which produces MGTNEKERQIPLLPLRGLLVFPGMVLHLDVGRAKSVKALEKAMVDDNLILLSTQEEVHIEEPEKDQIFVIGTVARVKQMLKLPNGTIRVLVEGTGRARIEEFLQEEEYFEVQVSYVDENEERTPEIEALMRTVLANFEQYITLSKKIIPETFASVADINEPGRLADIITSHLPLKIRDKQDILETIAIQDRLEKLLSILNNEREVLELERKIGQRVKKQMEKTQKEYYLREQMKAIQKELGDKEGRAGEVEELRRKLDESGAPENIVAKVERELERLEKMPSTSAEGSVIRTYIDWLLAIPWTKRTEDNLDLHNAETVLDEDHFGLEKAKERVLEYLAVQKLVNKLKGPILCLVGPPGVGKTSLARSVARALNREFVRISLGGVRDEAEIRGHRRTYVGAMPGRIIQGMKTAGTVNPVFLLDEIDKMAMDFRGDPGAALLEVLDPNQNDTFSDHYIEEPYDLSSVMFITTANAVHTIPRPLLDRMEMLYIPGYTEIEKLKICQDYLLPKQMESHGLGRDKLQVNEESLSKVIRLYTREAGVRNLNRMMETICRKAARMIVAGTKKKVVVTGNTLENLLGKPRFRYGMAEQEDQVGAVTGLAWTEAGGDTLTIEVSVVPGKGKLTLTGKLGDVMKESAQAAFSYIRSRSKELGIDPEFHEKNDIHIHVPEGAIPKDGPSAGITMATALVSVLSNTPVSRTVGMTGEITLRGRVLPIGGLKEKALAAHRAGLQTVIMPKDNVRDIDDIPESVRQDLKFIPVEHLDQVLDVALLKKVAHS; this is translated from the coding sequence ATGGGAACAAATGAAAAAGAGAGACAAATCCCTCTTCTTCCATTGCGCGGCCTGCTTGTGTTTCCAGGAATGGTACTTCATCTGGATGTCGGGCGCGCCAAATCCGTTAAAGCGCTTGAAAAAGCAATGGTTGATGATAACTTGATTCTTTTATCCACACAGGAAGAAGTACATATAGAGGAACCGGAGAAGGATCAGATTTTCGTAATTGGTACAGTAGCACGCGTAAAGCAAATGCTAAAGCTGCCGAATGGAACGATTCGCGTACTTGTGGAAGGAACAGGGCGTGCTAGAATAGAAGAGTTTTTGCAAGAAGAGGAGTATTTTGAAGTTCAGGTCTCCTATGTTGATGAGAACGAGGAGCGAACACCAGAGATAGAAGCGCTGATGCGTACGGTGTTAGCTAACTTCGAGCAGTATATTACGCTTTCTAAAAAGATTATCCCTGAGACATTTGCGTCAGTGGCCGACATTAACGAACCGGGACGCCTGGCGGATATTATTACGTCTCATCTGCCGCTCAAAATTCGCGACAAACAGGACATTCTTGAGACAATTGCTATACAAGATCGTTTGGAAAAGTTGCTTAGCATTTTGAACAATGAGCGGGAAGTACTCGAACTTGAGCGCAAGATCGGGCAGCGCGTCAAGAAGCAGATGGAGAAAACGCAGAAGGAATACTACCTTCGCGAACAGATGAAAGCCATCCAGAAAGAGCTGGGCGACAAAGAAGGGCGTGCAGGTGAGGTAGAGGAACTACGCCGCAAGCTGGACGAGTCTGGTGCGCCGGAGAATATCGTGGCCAAAGTGGAACGTGAGCTTGAACGGCTAGAGAAGATGCCTTCGACCAGTGCGGAAGGCAGCGTGATTCGCACGTACATCGACTGGTTACTTGCCATTCCGTGGACGAAACGTACGGAAGACAATCTTGATCTGCATAATGCAGAGACTGTGCTCGATGAAGATCATTTCGGTCTTGAAAAGGCAAAAGAGCGAGTACTTGAATATCTTGCAGTTCAAAAGCTTGTGAACAAGCTGAAAGGACCGATCCTGTGCCTGGTTGGACCACCTGGTGTCGGGAAGACATCACTTGCTCGTTCCGTAGCGCGTGCGCTTAATCGTGAGTTCGTTCGCATTTCGCTTGGCGGTGTACGGGATGAAGCTGAAATTCGTGGTCACCGCCGTACATACGTTGGAGCGATGCCGGGTCGTATCATTCAAGGGATGAAAACAGCAGGCACAGTCAATCCCGTTTTCTTACTCGATGAGATTGACAAAATGGCCATGGACTTCCGGGGTGATCCGGGTGCTGCCCTGCTCGAAGTGCTCGATCCGAATCAAAATGATACTTTTAGCGATCACTACATTGAAGAGCCATACGATCTATCATCGGTTATGTTTATTACAACCGCGAATGCGGTGCATACGATTCCACGTCCGCTGCTTGACCGGATGGAAATGTTGTATATTCCAGGTTATACTGAGATTGAGAAGCTAAAAATTTGTCAGGATTACTTGCTTCCGAAGCAGATGGAATCGCATGGGCTCGGTCGTGACAAACTGCAAGTCAATGAAGAATCACTTAGTAAAGTCATTCGATTGTACACACGTGAAGCCGGGGTGCGCAATCTGAATCGTATGATGGAGACAATTTGTCGCAAAGCCGCTCGTATGATCGTAGCAGGTACGAAGAAGAAAGTGGTTGTGACAGGCAATACGCTTGAAAATCTGCTTGGTAAGCCGAGATTCCGTTATGGCATGGCGGAGCAGGAAGATCAGGTAGGGGCGGTAACAGGACTGGCCTGGACGGAAGCAGGCGGGGATACGCTGACGATTGAAGTATCTGTTGTGCCAGGCAAAGGCAAATTGACGCTCACCGGTAAGCTTGGCGATGTAATGAAAGAGTCTGCCCAGGCTGCGTTCAGTTACATTCGTTCCCGTTCTAAGGAGCTTGGGATTGATCCGGAATTCCATGAGAAGAATGACATTCACATTCATGTTCCGGAAGGTGCAATCCCAAAAGACGGTCCATCTGCAGGTATTACGATGGCCACAGCGCTTGTGTCCGTATTAAGCAATACCCCGGTATCGCGTACAGTAGGCATGACCGGAGAAATTACGCTGCGCGGACGTGTACTGCCGATCGGTGGTCTGAAAGAGAAAGCGCTAGCTGCTCACCGTGCCGGGCTGCAAACAGTAATCATGCCAAAAGATAATGTGCGGGATATTGATGATATTCCAGAAAGTGTGCGTCAGGATCTCAAGTTTATCCCGGTTGAACATCTCGATCAGGTACTTGATGTGGCGCTGTTAAAAAAGGTGGCTCATTCATGA
- the yihA gene encoding ribosome biogenesis GTP-binding protein YihA/YsxC gives MKVTQAEFVISAVSPKQYPHGTLPEFALAGRSNVGKSSFINKMINRKNLARTSSKPGKTQTLNYYLINKDLYFVDLPGYGYAKVSKTEKEKWGKMMEEYLQTREPLRAVLQIVDIRHSPTKDDQAMYEYLKHFGIPVVVIATKADKIPKGKWQKHLKEVRTVLNMDPADELILFSAENGHGKDEAWKAILARAKAKPKVQPEEEQQVEDEM, from the coding sequence ATGAAAGTAACACAGGCTGAATTTGTAATCAGTGCTGTATCTCCAAAGCAGTACCCGCATGGCACCCTGCCAGAATTCGCCTTGGCAGGGCGTTCTAATGTCGGGAAATCATCGTTTATTAACAAGATGATCAATCGCAAAAATCTGGCACGGACATCGTCGAAGCCAGGGAAGACACAGACGCTGAACTATTATTTGATTAACAAGGACTTATATTTTGTAGATTTGCCGGGATACGGCTATGCCAAAGTTTCCAAGACGGAGAAAGAAAAATGGGGCAAGATGATGGAGGAGTACCTTCAGACGCGAGAGCCGCTGCGGGCTGTTCTGCAAATTGTCGACATTCGCCACTCTCCGACGAAAGACGACCAGGCCATGTATGAATACTTGAAGCACTTCGGGATTCCAGTTGTAGTCATTGCTACCAAAGCGGATAAAATTCCGAAGGGCAAATGGCAGAAGCATCTGAAAGAAGTGCGTACCGTGCTTAACATGGACCCGGCTGATGAACTGATTTTGTTCTCTGCTGAAAACGGGCATGGAAAAGACGAAGCATGGAAAGCGATCCTCGCACGGGCGAAGGCCAAGCCAAAAGTTCAGCCGGAAGAGGAACAGCAGGTAGAAGACGAGATGTAA
- a CDS encoding DMT family transporter, whose translation MKKSMLADSILLTVTFIWGATFVVVQNAIATLPPLTFNAVRFFMAAIFLFGCLLLFYRSQLAQINARLLGAGILIGIWLFLGYAFQTVGLLYTTSAKAGFITGLSVVLVPMLALLILKQKPRVPAVIGVLVATTGLYLLTMGDSLAVNRGDILVFFCAISFALQIIFTGRYAPHFPSLALACIQIFVVSVLSGISALILENWQVALSFKTFTTPTVYIALLVTAIPATALAFLAQTECQKFTTATRVALIFAMEPVFAAATAYFFNDELLTSRALAGCMLIFLGMILAEFPFSSVAARWKKQKTVSS comes from the coding sequence ATGAAAAAATCTATGCTTGCTGACAGCATCCTGCTCACTGTGACATTCATCTGGGGCGCAACGTTTGTCGTAGTGCAGAATGCCATTGCGACGCTTCCACCGCTTACGTTTAATGCGGTGCGTTTTTTTATGGCTGCTATCTTTCTGTTTGGTTGCCTGCTGTTATTCTATCGCAGCCAACTCGCACAAATAAATGCACGACTGCTCGGCGCAGGCATCTTAATTGGCATATGGCTGTTTCTCGGCTATGCATTTCAAACCGTGGGGCTGTTGTATACCACATCAGCAAAAGCTGGTTTTATTACGGGCCTCTCTGTTGTACTCGTACCGATGCTTGCGTTGCTAATCCTCAAACAGAAACCGCGTGTTCCAGCGGTGATCGGCGTGCTGGTCGCAACAACAGGACTGTATTTGCTAACGATGGGAGATTCTCTAGCAGTCAATCGTGGGGATATTCTTGTATTCTTTTGTGCCATATCATTTGCACTACAAATTATTTTCACCGGGCGCTATGCGCCACATTTTCCATCGCTGGCACTTGCCTGTATACAGATTTTTGTCGTCTCGGTGCTGAGTGGCATAAGCGCACTCATACTGGAAAACTGGCAGGTTGCTCTTTCTTTTAAAACATTTACTACGCCTACTGTATACATCGCTCTGCTTGTTACCGCCATTCCAGCAACAGCACTTGCCTTTCTCGCACAGACAGAATGCCAGAAGTTTACGACAGCGACTCGTGTAGCGCTTATTTTTGCGATGGAGCCTGTATTCGCAGCAGCGACTGCTTACTTCTTTAATGACGAGCTTCTGACATCACGTGCCCTTGCTGGTTGCATGCTAATCTTTCTCGGCATGATTCTCGCAGAATTCCCGTTCAGTTCGGTGGCAGCACGCTGGAAGAAACAAAAAACAGTCTCGTCCTGA
- a CDS encoding methyl-accepting chemotaxis protein has translation MSRMLRTKSARAGLKKVERVAGRIRDIIRQAGTLESCADRVRAVMDEELGHDEYFVLVDVDSEGRIHTNRLREGTHFLDEVGVKAAKTDIPLLQLYPRNTGEVLVDASCPIVTLDNGKRYNLRMGRLMHKPFLAPAIFGLGILPTVFGSVYGLASGQLIHTVWPWLLMAIACGMGLAAFIYIQINTRLKEWYQITRSISAGDLTVSAAHKGRNQFAQMGYELNKIIIGTRAMIDELAASAEVTRTVSNHQAEESTALARTFEEMSHMMQTFREGTETQLGSLEEVRAMITEMMEEVNKMQRNTKNASELSFRVSDSAKAGKRAVEDSEEQMKQIEAAVGASVQTISELSHSTHEIMNKVSAITQIARQTNTLALNASIEAARAGEAGRGFAVVAGEVRKLAESTSTFAEDIRSLLEVTRQQAVEAGERASASVTSIQRGRDVVYVAGDSIRSMEEAAQRAQEQVDLNYDLSNHLIEESVEIEKIIETLTHIAEQFTESMTRGAAAMEEKVESVHQLAKDAALLSGQSTSLHTIVKRFHT, from the coding sequence ATGAGCAGAATGCTGCGGACGAAAAGTGCCCGTGCCGGACTCAAAAAAGTAGAACGGGTGGCGGGCAGAATCAGAGATATCATCCGGCAGGCAGGCACGCTTGAATCATGCGCGGACCGCGTTCGCGCCGTCATGGATGAAGAACTGGGTCATGATGAGTATTTTGTGTTAGTTGATGTGGATAGTGAGGGACGAATCCATACGAATCGACTTCGGGAGGGCACACATTTTTTAGATGAGGTAGGGGTGAAGGCAGCGAAGACGGATATCCCCCTTCTGCAGTTGTACCCACGCAACACAGGGGAGGTTCTTGTCGATGCATCATGCCCGATCGTTACGCTTGATAATGGCAAGCGATACAACTTGCGTATGGGGCGCCTTATGCATAAACCATTTCTTGCCCCTGCTATATTTGGCCTTGGAATTCTGCCGACTGTATTCGGAAGTGTATATGGTCTGGCAAGTGGACAGCTCATCCATACAGTATGGCCATGGCTACTTATGGCAATAGCGTGTGGCATGGGACTGGCTGCGTTTATTTATATACAGATTAATACAAGGCTGAAAGAATGGTATCAGATTACGCGAAGCATATCAGCAGGGGATCTGACAGTATCAGCTGCCCACAAGGGACGGAATCAGTTCGCGCAGATGGGGTATGAACTGAACAAAATTATTATCGGTACACGTGCTATGATTGATGAACTTGCTGCATCAGCAGAAGTGACCCGTACGGTTAGCAACCATCAGGCGGAAGAATCCACTGCGTTAGCACGTACATTCGAAGAGATGTCGCATATGATGCAGACGTTTCGGGAAGGCACAGAGACACAGCTTGGTTCTCTTGAAGAAGTACGGGCGATGATTACCGAGATGATGGAAGAAGTTAATAAAATGCAGCGCAATACGAAGAATGCGAGTGAGCTTTCTTTCCGGGTATCCGATAGTGCCAAAGCGGGGAAGCGAGCTGTCGAAGATTCTGAAGAGCAGATGAAGCAGATTGAGGCAGCAGTAGGAGCGTCTGTCCAGACAATTTCAGAGCTATCGCATAGCACGCATGAGATTATGAACAAAGTATCGGCCATTACACAGATTGCCAGGCAGACGAATACACTTGCCCTTAATGCTTCGATTGAAGCGGCACGTGCGGGAGAAGCAGGCCGAGGATTTGCAGTTGTGGCAGGGGAAGTACGCAAGCTTGCAGAAAGCACATCGACTTTTGCGGAAGATATCCGTAGCCTGCTAGAGGTGACAAGGCAACAGGCAGTGGAAGCAGGCGAGCGTGCATCAGCGAGCGTAACAAGCATTCAGCGCGGTCGTGATGTTGTATATGTGGCTGGAGACTCCATCCGTAGTATGGAAGAGGCAGCACAGCGTGCACAGGAGCAGGTAGACTTGAATTACGATCTATCCAATCACTTGATTGAAGAAAGTGTAGAAATCGAGAAAATCATTGAGACGTTAACACATATCGCAGAACAATTTACCGAATCGATGACACGGGGCGCGGCAGCGATGGAAGAAAAAGTAGAAAGTGTTCACCAGCTGGCAAAGGATGCAGCGCTCTTATCCGGACAGTCTACATCTCTTCATACAATTGTCAAACGATTTCATACGTAA
- a CDS encoding Ppx/GppA phosphatase family protein, with product MGSYNAVIDMGSNSVRIVMYYEEEDGAFYEIDNMKQTIRLSSYVDAEQCITEQGIREVLAVLRQFRQLCSARAVSRVIGVATATVRRAKNRTEFLTRIYQETGFRFRVLSGEEEAYYGYLAVANTTPVTNAFTIDIGGASTEIVNVKDRKLINSYSFPFGAVTLTREFFRGSIPGKVEMKEMIEYVRAELVRHDWLMNSSHPLVGMGGTARNLSKIHQMMIRYPFPSLHYYPMRKYEVDSVFHLLLDQAPERMQSVQGLSKERADIILAGVLLIKTVMEHIGTTEFVTSNKGLRDGVHLESYLKRVQKPLLEDVVQHGVNVFMNNYKVNRTHARHVRELALSLFEGVKKLELHSYGAPESKLLDVAAQLYDIGRSINLRESHRHTFYLMIHVLLPGLTHRERILAALIASYKGTKRLQELAAPYESLLSEADMQMADTLGVLLTMARALDRTESGQVKAVRVQRIRDEIVLLCEGGSRPELELQAIEEYRKKFRKQFRLPLVIRWVEYS from the coding sequence ATGGGAAGTTATAATGCAGTCATTGATATGGGGTCCAATTCAGTCCGGATTGTCATGTATTACGAAGAGGAAGACGGTGCTTTCTATGAAATAGATAATATGAAGCAGACCATCCGTCTTAGCTCATATGTAGATGCAGAACAATGTATTACAGAGCAAGGTATACGAGAAGTGCTGGCTGTCCTGCGCCAGTTTCGCCAGCTTTGCTCGGCACGTGCTGTGTCACGTGTGATTGGGGTAGCGACTGCTACAGTACGTCGTGCCAAAAATCGGACGGAATTTCTAACACGTATTTATCAAGAGACAGGATTCCGCTTTCGGGTGTTATCAGGCGAAGAAGAAGCTTATTATGGATATTTAGCAGTTGCAAACACGACTCCGGTCACGAATGCATTCACGATCGACATTGGCGGTGCGAGCACAGAGATCGTCAACGTTAAAGACAGAAAGCTAATAAACAGCTACAGTTTTCCATTCGGAGCTGTGACGCTTACCCGGGAGTTTTTTCGCGGTTCTATCCCTGGAAAAGTAGAAATGAAAGAGATGATCGAGTATGTACGTGCGGAGCTTGTCCGGCATGACTGGCTAATGAATTCGTCTCATCCTCTTGTGGGAATGGGCGGAACAGCACGGAATCTTAGTAAGATTCATCAGATGATGATCCGGTACCCATTTCCGAGCCTTCATTATTACCCGATGCGTAAGTATGAAGTGGACAGCGTGTTTCATCTTCTGCTTGATCAGGCCCCAGAGCGTATGCAGTCTGTTCAAGGGCTTTCTAAGGAGCGGGCTGATATTATCCTAGCCGGTGTGCTGTTGATTAAAACGGTGATGGAACATATAGGTACGACTGAGTTTGTTACAAGTAATAAAGGATTGCGCGACGGTGTGCATCTGGAATCATATCTAAAACGGGTACAGAAGCCACTGCTTGAGGATGTAGTCCAACATGGTGTTAACGTATTCATGAATAATTACAAGGTGAATCGTACTCATGCAAGGCATGTAAGAGAGCTTGCATTGAGCTTGTTTGAGGGAGTAAAGAAGTTGGAGTTGCATTCATATGGGGCACCCGAATCCAAACTGCTCGATGTCGCGGCACAGCTGTATGACATAGGACGGAGCATCAATCTACGCGAGTCGCACCGTCACACCTTTTACTTGATGATCCATGTACTTCTACCGGGCTTAACCCACCGGGAGCGTATTCTAGCGGCACTGATCGCGTCATATAAGGGAACGAAACGGTTGCAGGAACTGGCAGCTCCGTACGAATCGCTTCTGTCAGAAGCGGACATGCAGATGGCCGATACCCTCGGTGTGTTGCTTACCATGGCACGAGCGCTTGACCGGACAGAAAGTGGGCAGGTGAAGGCCGTTCGTGTTCAGCGCATCAGGGATGAAATCGTGCTGCTGTGTGAAGGGGGGAGCCGCCCTGAACTTGAACTGCAGGCGATTGAAGAATACCGGAAGAAATTCAGAAAACAGTTTAGACTCCCACTGGTAATCCGGTGGGTAGAATATAGTTAA
- a CDS encoding RNA degradosome polyphosphate kinase codes for MADTMMTQETDMPKEEVDLDCTDYYINRELSWLAFNHRVLEEAEDEATPALERLKFLAITSSNLDEFFMVRVGSMKDQEKHGITTPENKAGMTPRQQLEAMSREAHKMVAKQYRIWNEALLPQLEINGISFVKPDDLSEEQEAFLRTYFYDRIYPVLTPMAVDASRPFPMLLNKSVNLAVTLESESDGKNKILFAVVQVPSVLPRYIELPSTTTEEKQFVLLEDVICHYIDFLFKGNRICAVKPFRITRNADMTLDEEGAEDLLKEIQKELKKRRWGAAVRLEVTEEMDEYMKGILQESLEIEPSDIYEVKGPLDLTFLMKFSQLAGYNDLRYPPLASQPPADFIGENNIFEAIAHKDILVHHPYESFDPVIHFVKQAAEDPNVLAIKQTLYRVSGDSPIVGALAKAAENGKQVTVLVELKARFDEENNIVWAKKLEKAGCHVIYGLVGLKTHCKITLVVRQEGKSLKRYVHLGTGNYNDSTARLYTDLGMFTCKEPFGIDASYIFNHLSGYSKPPKFKKIEAAPNGLRNKILQLIDNEIAKSTPDQPGRIILKMNSLTDKKLINALFKASAAGVKVDMIIRGICCLRPGIPGVSENIRVISIVDRFLEHSRIFYFQSGGDDKMYLASADWMTRNMERRVEIMFPIEVASLKERVKKILDVLLQDNVKARVLNSSGVYTRVEVQPDEKRIHSQLAFHAAAVKNAKKIRQTPYMKQLKPKTHIDV; via the coding sequence ATGGCGGATACGATGATGACACAGGAAACCGATATGCCGAAAGAAGAGGTTGATCTAGATTGTACTGATTATTACATCAACCGGGAATTAAGCTGGCTTGCATTTAACCATCGTGTACTAGAAGAGGCGGAGGATGAAGCAACTCCTGCCTTAGAACGTCTGAAGTTCTTGGCGATTACAAGTTCGAACCTGGATGAATTTTTTATGGTTCGTGTAGGATCAATGAAGGATCAGGAGAAACATGGTATTACGACTCCGGAGAACAAGGCGGGGATGACGCCACGTCAGCAGCTTGAAGCGATGTCACGAGAGGCGCATAAAATGGTAGCCAAGCAGTATCGCATCTGGAACGAAGCCCTGCTTCCTCAATTGGAGATAAATGGAATTTCTTTCGTGAAGCCGGATGATTTGAGCGAGGAGCAGGAGGCGTTCTTGCGCACGTATTTTTATGATCGAATTTATCCGGTTCTGACTCCGATGGCAGTCGATGCAAGTCGTCCGTTTCCGATGCTTTTAAATAAGAGTGTAAATCTTGCTGTCACACTTGAGAGTGAAAGCGATGGCAAGAACAAAATTTTGTTTGCGGTCGTACAAGTTCCATCTGTGCTCCCGCGTTATATCGAGCTTCCAAGTACGACAACAGAAGAGAAGCAATTTGTTTTGTTAGAAGATGTGATTTGCCATTATATTGACTTCTTGTTTAAAGGCAATCGAATTTGTGCGGTCAAGCCGTTTCGGATTACGCGTAATGCAGATATGACACTTGATGAGGAAGGCGCAGAAGATCTTCTTAAGGAAATTCAGAAAGAGCTGAAGAAGCGGCGCTGGGGAGCGGCGGTTCGCCTGGAAGTAACGGAAGAGATGGATGAGTATATGAAGGGCATCCTACAGGAATCACTGGAGATTGAGCCAAGTGACATTTATGAAGTCAAAGGGCCGCTGGATTTAACGTTTTTGATGAAGTTTTCTCAGCTTGCAGGGTATAACGATCTTCGCTATCCTCCGCTGGCTTCCCAGCCGCCGGCAGATTTCATCGGAGAAAATAACATTTTTGAAGCGATTGCTCATAAAGATATTCTGGTGCACCACCCGTACGAATCATTCGATCCGGTGATTCATTTCGTCAAGCAGGCGGCAGAAGACCCAAATGTGCTGGCGATTAAACAGACGTTGTATCGGGTAAGCGGAGATTCGCCTATTGTAGGGGCGCTTGCCAAAGCGGCGGAGAACGGCAAGCAGGTTACGGTGCTTGTCGAGCTGAAAGCACGTTTTGATGAAGAAAATAATATTGTCTGGGCTAAAAAATTAGAAAAAGCAGGCTGCCATGTAATTTACGGGCTGGTAGGGTTAAAGACACATTGCAAAATTACGCTCGTTGTTCGTCAAGAAGGAAAGAGCCTGAAGCGGTATGTCCACCTTGGCACCGGCAACTATAATGATTCAACGGCGCGGTTGTATACCGACCTTGGTATGTTTACATGCAAGGAGCCATTTGGCATTGACGCTTCTTATATCTTTAATCATCTATCAGGGTATTCTAAGCCCCCAAAGTTTAAAAAAATCGAAGCGGCTCCGAATGGATTGCGAAATAAAATCCTACAGCTGATCGATAACGAAATTGCGAAAAGTACACCAGACCAGCCGGGACGAATCATTCTAAAAATGAATTCACTGACGGATAAAAAACTGATTAATGCTCTGTTTAAGGCGTCAGCTGCCGGTGTAAAAGTTGATATGATTATTCGGGGAATCTGCTGCCTGCGTCCGGGTATTCCAGGTGTAAGTGAGAACATCCGGGTTATTAGCATTGTGGATCGCTTCCTTGAACACTCACGTATTTTCTACTTCCAAAGCGGTGGCGATGATAAAATGTATCTGGCAAGCGCGGACTGGATGACACGAAATATGGAACGCCGGGTAGAAATCATGTTTCCAATCGAGGTCGCGTCTTTGAAAGAACGAGTCAAAAAGATTCTGGACGTACTGCTGCAAGACAATGTAAAAGCACGTGTCCTCAATTCAAGCGGCGTTTATACACGCGTAGAGGTACAACCAGATGAAAAACGGATTCATAGTCAACTTGCTTTTCATGCAGCGGCAGTGAAAAATGCGAAGAAAATTCGCCAGACACCATACATGAAGCAGTTAAAGCCTAAAACGCATATTGATGTATAA
- the hemA gene encoding glutamyl-tRNA reductase, producing MHILAIGLNYRTAPVEIREQFAFADEDKVEALRTLQHTKSILECVIVGTCNRTELYAVVDQLHTGRHFMKTFLSEWFGVSREQFENHLYVKENDAAVQHLFRVACGLDSMVLGETQILGQVKDAFQLAQANNATGTVFNMLFKQAVTLAKRAHSETEINKNAVSTSYAAIELGKKVFGYFTDKTVLVLGAGKMSELTAKHLHANGAARVLVANRTYERAVSLAEKFRGKAIEMDRLAEALVLADIVISSTGADGYVVTKQDIAAVMRKRMGRPLFLIDIAVPRDLDPAINDLDGVYLYDIDDLEGIVEANMRERAREAEKIGVMIGEELVAFKAWLGTLGVVPLISALREKLLTHQQEAMRNIENKCPDLTDKEVRMINKQTRSLINQIMHDPIVRIKEMAGQPESDVALEMFIRLFALENELEEMAHPIEEAKESYIPLRHRRVLTGQEAF from the coding sequence ATGCACATTCTTGCTATCGGATTGAACTATCGCACAGCACCGGTCGAGATTCGGGAGCAGTTTGCTTTCGCGGATGAAGACAAGGTTGAAGCGCTGCGTACACTGCAGCACACCAAGAGCATATTAGAGTGTGTAATTGTGGGCACCTGTAATCGTACAGAACTGTATGCAGTTGTGGATCAGCTTCACACCGGCCGCCATTTTATGAAGACATTTTTGTCTGAATGGTTTGGTGTATCACGCGAACAGTTCGAAAATCATTTATATGTAAAAGAAAATGACGCTGCTGTGCAGCATCTGTTCCGTGTAGCCTGTGGACTCGATTCCATGGTGCTTGGGGAGACACAAATTCTCGGTCAGGTAAAGGATGCATTCCAGTTAGCGCAAGCGAACAATGCGACAGGGACTGTATTTAATATGTTGTTTAAGCAGGCCGTAACGCTAGCGAAGCGCGCGCATTCCGAAACAGAAATCAACAAGAATGCGGTATCCACAAGTTATGCGGCCATTGAACTTGGCAAAAAAGTGTTTGGCTATTTTACGGACAAGACCGTGCTTGTGCTTGGTGCAGGTAAAATGAGTGAGCTGACGGCGAAGCATCTTCATGCCAATGGAGCTGCTCGTGTGCTTGTGGCGAACCGAACGTATGAACGAGCTGTTTCACTGGCTGAGAAATTCCGTGGGAAAGCGATTGAGATGGACCGCCTTGCTGAAGCGCTTGTGCTAGCTGATATTGTGATCAGCTCAACAGGTGCTGACGGCTATGTAGTAACGAAGCAGGACATCGCCGCTGTTATGCGTAAGCGGATGGGCCGCCCGTTGTTTCTAATTGATATCGCTGTGCCACGTGACCTTGATCCGGCGATCAATGATCTGGATGGCGTATATTTATATGATATTGACGATCTAGAAGGCATCGTAGAAGCGAATATGCGGGAACGCGCCCGTGAAGCCGAGAAGATTGGAGTTATGATCGGAGAAGAGCTTGTTGCATTTAAGGCATGGCTTGGCACACTTGGTGTTGTGCCACTGATCAGTGCGTTGCGCGAGAAACTGCTTACTCACCAGCAGGAAGCGATGCGCAACATTGAGAACAAATGTCCGGATCTGACGGACAAGGAAGTGCGTATGATCAACAAGCAGACCCGGAGTCTGATTAACCAGATCATGCATGATCCGATCGTGCGTATAAAAGAAATGGCCGGTCAGCCAGAAAGTGATGTAGCGCTTGAGATGTTTATTCGGCTGTTCGCACTTGAGAACGAGTTAGAAGAAATGGCTCATCCAATAGAAGAAGCAAAAGAATCATACATCCCACTGCGGCACCGCCGTGTGCTGACAGGTCAGGAAGCTTTTTAG